From one Rhodamnia argentea isolate NSW1041297 chromosome 1, ASM2092103v1, whole genome shotgun sequence genomic stretch:
- the LOC115754571 gene encoding uncharacterized protein LOC115754571, which produces MASSTASPSSTSSSSSPSSANNLRILVERNPPESKLSELNIKCWPKWGCPPGKYQLKFDAEETCYLVKGKVKVYPRGSSSSSSSSSPSPSEDQFVEFGAGDLVIIPKGLSCTWDVSVAVDKYYKFESSSSS; this is translated from the exons ATGGCTTCAAGTACTGCAAGcccctcctccacctcctcctcctcctccccctcctcagCAAACAACCTCAGAATCCTGGTCGAAAGAAACCCCCCGGAGTCCAAATTGTCTGAGCTGAACATCAAGTGTTGGCCCAA GTGGGGTTGTCCGCCAGGGAAGTATCAGCTGAAGTTTGATGCCGAGGAGACGTGTTACTTGGTGAAGGGCAAAGTGAAGGTCTATCCAAGAGGGTCGTCgtcttcctcatcatcatcatcaccatcaccatcagaAGACCAATTTGTGGAGTTTGGCGCTGGGGATCTCGTGATCATCCCAAAGGGACTCAGCTGCACTTGGGACGTCTCTGTTGCTGTTGATAAATACTACAAATTCgagtcctcctcctcttcctag